The sequence below is a genomic window from Plasmodium gaboni strain SY75 chromosome 10, whole genome shotgun sequence.
atttatttttgttttcattgaataaatcattattgttaatattatttatattgttattattatggtaatcttctcttttttggtttttatttttaaaatcaAAATGTTTAAATTCTCTATCCTTTTGGTGTCTTAAATCAGATTGGTTTACATCATAATTACGATTGTTcatattgttattattttcttctttataataatgtgatgatatattattatcattattacTTAATCCCATTGATGATGCTTCTAAAgcataattttttcttatattatttattttctttttattttctgcatttaatattttattatcatcatcatcatttaacatattattattttttatatgttccATAACATTGTTTTCAGACATATTGAaattttcaatattatcaccacttatattgatattaccaaaaaatatttttttattcatattacCTAAAAGAGATAAATTGGGCATATATATTGGTATATCATTTTTCTCCTTTCCTTCTTGTTCTTCTGTTTTCATCATATCATCTATAACAAATTGCTCTACATTTGATACAGGACTACTTAATCCTTTCATATTATTGTTCAACTTATTCTTTCCTTTTTTCATATCAACAGATGTATTTAATGctgttttattatttataactTTTAACAAATCAgtttcattattttcattattttgtaattCTTCATGatcaatttttttctttttcttttttaatttcttttcatCTAATGTTTGTTCACTTTTGTTTCCTGcgttattatttttattatctttttttttttcttcatttaattttttatttacatttttatcatttaaatttttcACATCAGTTATATTTTGTCCTTTAGTTGTTGTAGAATCTTCAACTGTGgctttttttaattttttctttttctctttatttttttcttctcCTAATTTATTTCCAGATTGTGAATCAATAACTGCTGTATCTGTTacacttttttttttgttggTACTTTGATtgttattaatattatctttttgagatttttcattttttaattctttatttgAATTTACATCTTTTTTAGGTGAACTAAGAGTTTCTTCTTTCTGATTATTATTCTGAATACCATTGGTAATTACCGATACCCACAATTTTTctgttttattatttttgattGGTATCAATTGGCATTTTGATTTCTTCacatcatttttttcttcttctaCATTCTTTACAAGTGTTTGTTGTTGTGTTTTTGTTTTGGAtacatcatttttattatgttctTCTACGTTTGAcattttcataaaattaCCATTGACAACAGATGCATATGAGGTATTAATATTTGTTGgtgatttttttttgttcgTACCAACGGTTGTGTTTTCAATAACTTTTCTATTAACATCCTGATCCAATTCATTTGTTTCTTCTGTAACAGTTGTCATATCGTAATTTAACTTTTGTCCAGTATATGGATCATACTCTAAATCTacactattattatttttacttgatgttcttttttttttgaaatccttttttgataataaaCCTTTCTTTTGAGTTCctttattaaaagaagaattaaTATGACTACTATTTGcagaattatataaactCAATTTATTACtagtattattattgaaAAGAGAATATCTATTTTTTGCATTCTTTGCCATAAGTGTTTCATTTAAAGGTTTTGTAGTACTATAtctattataatttttattaaaatatttatcatgataattaaaattattatatctattAAAATGTGCATGACCATTTACTAGATTTGATGCATGAGAGAATTTATTCTTCAAATCTTTTTTTCCATAATGatcatcattatatttataatcAGCTAATagtttattattattattattattattattatcttctaatttaagataatttttttttttatgcaaataattaaaataactatttttattacttcttttattatggagaaaaaattcattttcttcttcttcatcttcatcataATCATGATTATTCATATGAAATTCTTGATGATTAAtatcttcttcttcttcgTCACATTCTTCATCATATTcgtttatattattatgatcatTATTAAAACCATGAgaatttttatgttttatgAAATTCTCATGATTAACATCATTTAATGTCTTAAACAAATTTTTACCTTTTTTGGATTTGCCATCTTTTTCTTGAATAgcatattttaataaatcattaTTTGCATTTTCATTTGTACTATTTTTAATATCGTTATGTGTACTAGAAccttttttctttttatttttctgACTAGTTGcattatcatttatattatgttcTCCTTGATTCTTTTCAACAGCtgataaattttttatgttcAATGTCTTATTTGAATGGtcatttaaatttttctttaaaacTTTATCATCTTGAGGctttttattcatatctTGTAATAATGttacattttcatttttcgTTTGTGTATTTGGAAAATGATTGACTTtgttattaataataatcattttttGATCTGCTGTTGTAGTTACACCAGTATTTATAACCgaattttttgtattattattattattactattattaatattacttttttttacatCTTTATCTTTTAAGTTAAAACCTTTTGAAAATAActtttcaatatttttactaCCTTTTTTATTCAAATTATTAGGTGTGAAActatttttcttattattcttttcagcaggttttttattttttttactttttaCAGTTTTCCATAATCCTTCATCTTTACCTTCTTTAGATTCCATAATATTACACAATTCTAACTGAATCTTTTCTATATCAAATTTGTATAAActaataaaattataaacatCTTCTCTGTTATATCCATAATAATCTAATATGGGAgatattatttctattaaCTTTTCTGTTCTAGGGGAGTAGCTCGATTTATCATCAAGCTTTTTTTTGGATAAAGAACTCCATTTATTTTTGCTTAAATTTTTTAGTGATAAAACCATTGTTTCGTTTGATGTATTTTTAtccattttattatatgagcatattttttttttttataatatatatatatatataattatatatatatatatatttacatatatatatttatatatatatatgtatataaattaatataaacTGATTTACCTTTTTCCACTTTATTATTTCTGTATATAcgtaatattatattttctttcaACTTGACACAAAATTCTTATACACAATTAATAAAATGGGAGAATAACTATTAAATAcaattaaaatatataaacaaatgatatataatatgtaacACTAATTCACgtaaaaatgtaaataaatcaaaatatataaatatatatatatatatttatttatttatctaGTGTTCTTTgcttttttaatatatatcaaaattatattatatattatataatttatatattctttaaataatatatacatatatatatatatatatatattatgcCCTTTTCTTcaatacttttttttttttttttttatattataatatatatatatataaataaacgtaaaaatatatataaatttatgtttatatttttatatatttttttaatttattaattttcccatgtatatatacaatatgaaaaataataatcaatAGGTTTAAAATTTCATTTTAcatgttatatatataatatatatatgtatatcattaaaggttatgatatattaatattaattttcatttttaaaaaattatatatattataaaatgtaaaaaaaaaaaaaaaaataagaaatatatatatatatatatatatatatatatatatatataacttaAATCTTCAACacttataaatatattcttcataaaaatttattcatatattattacaatactaatcttataaaaaaaaatgaaatatatatatatttatatatattatgaacaATATTTAGGTAATGTTTATACTCTTTTTGTTccttatatttttttggatttttttggttttatttatacaaatatattataaaatacaatttaatataaaaaaaataattttccttattttataaatatcttCAAAAACGATACAActtttaattatatttatatatatatatatatatatatatatatatatatattaatatataataaataaaatataaagtgttcttatattttattttttttattatttgaaggtatatttataaaaaattagGATATCTCTTTTTCTTGTTTGtttcttcatatattatattatatataattatatatataataatatataaataaaacgattctttttttttatttacttttttttttttttattattttcttatatataatatttatataataaattatacattcctataaatttatatataatataatatgttataaattttatttatgttattattttgtataataaaaaacataaaattttacaaatatttaaaaaaaaaaaaaaattaaaataatatgtcGTGCTTgcaaaatatataaatattattttaagTATTTAacattaaaataaaatatgaaaaaaaaaaaaaaaattatttatatttaataaaggtattttattatattatatatttataataattatataatattaatatatataaatatataataaaataatatgtttcatttatatatattattatatattcttatttattttgtttatatatttatatatatatttttatatatatatatggtttttttttttttttttttttttttttttttatgattttaTCACATATATCAAAAATTCATTTCTCATAATAATGTTTTTTCAATTgctttttttatatttttataaaaaaagaaataatatataataaaataataatatacatattattatatataaaataaatattttttcattactcatatataaaatatatataatatatattatgtatatgaACTTAAActcatttaataaaattttgagatattatttgtattaaatatataattattatacttatattcttataaaaattgctcattccatatattatattattattcatccgaggtatatataatatataatgccttatttatattatatatatatatatatataatatatatactgtatcatataatatataaatatctatgtatatatatataatatatttttaagttaaaaattatataatcatcataatatataaattaatataaaaaactTAAGATAACaatttctttaaaaaaCTTCTAAGCACAATAATTTCATAGAATTTTACAAAGCCAATAAAATTAcattttacatatatatattatatataaatgttaatttttttttttttttttccccttatataaaaaagaaaatacaAGGGACATGCATACCACTATTTTTTAAGttttccttttattttcattatagTTTTTTgacaaataat
It includes:
- a CDS encoding hypothetical protein (conserved Plasmodium protein, unknown function), giving the protein MDKNTSNETMVLSLKNLSKNKWSSLSKKKLDDKSSYSPRTEKLIEIISPILDYYGYNREDVYNFISLYKFDIEKIQLELCNIMESKEGKDEGLWKTVKSKKNKKPAEKNNKKNSFTPNNLNKKGSKNIEKLFSKGFNLKDKDVKKSNINNSNNNNNTKNSVINTGVTTTADQKMIIINNKVNHFPNTQTKNENVTLLQDMNKKPQDDKVLKKNLNDHSNKTLNIKNLSAVEKNQGEHNINDNATSQKNKKKKGSSTHNDIKNSTNENANNDLLKYAIQEKDGKSKKGKNLFKTLNDVNHENFIKHKNSHGFNNDHNNINEYDEECDEEEEDINHQEFHMNNHDYDEDEEEENEFFLHNKRSNKNSYFNYLHKKKNYLKLEDNNNNNNNNKLLADYKYNDDHYGKKDLKNKFSHASNLVNGHAHFNRYNNFNYHDKYFNKNYNRYSTTKPLNETLMAKNAKNRYSLFNNNTSNKLSLYNSANSSHINSSFNKGTQKKGLLSKKDFKKKRTSSKNNNSVDLEYDPYTGQKLNYDMTTVTEETNELDQDVNRKVIENTTVGTNKKKSPTNINTSYASVVNGNFMKMSNVEEHNKNDVSKTKTQQQTLVKNVEEEKNDVKKSKCQLIPIKNNKTEKLWVSVITNGIQNNNQKEETLSSPKKDVNSNKELKNEKSQKDNINNNQSTNKKKSVTDTAVIDSQSGNKLGEEKNKEKKKKLKKATVEDSTTTKGQNITDVKNLNDKNVNKKLNEEKKKDNKNNNAGNKSEQTLDEKKLKKKKKKIDHEELQNNENNETDLLKVINNKTALNTSVDMKKGKNKLNNNMKGLSSPVSNVEQFVIDDMMKTEEQEGKEKNDIPIYMPNLSLLGNMNKKIFFGNINISGDNIENFNMSENNVMEHIKNNNMLNDDDDNKILNAENKKKINNIRKNYALEASSMGLSNNDNNISSHYYKEENNNNMNNRNYDVNQSDLRHQKDREFKHFDFKNKNQKREDYHNNNNINNINNNDLFNENKNKSSYVSTHKNSHHINNNNNNNNNKTNNLTLPKIAASSTSNSLNHQQMQTPINNTKQLLSNTNTTFLNKSSTVATHGSQDNHSTSFMSGKNSKYIQGSFKNKNYDNNDLDDTNSIQLNQISQKFLRSQQNVVNNNISSSGLNNNTTSATVITTNNNNTRNTTNNITNNNNNNTSNINITNKNTSSDINNMNLMNMGMNNINNNNMYSTYNSPPGLANQYNYSYGNLSYPYNNMPYNGYTTQALVPQYGLMNNHYNKSSSIHNNNFNYNINYENFDESNLYAHNNNIHMNNSFVNFINGNNVKKNQLNGDDDNISNCGDMTISGTHQAINLTHDNSTNNANQNATNVNTNSNNNNNNNNNNNNNNSNNNNVCVDSTTNSGLANLSLNNLNNNLNTNINISCSTTDLKNKQQLNKNINDLQLQTSTQTLKQNLHTHNKNNSITTNQQTIQNKHTSQHQQNLLNNNNSLGQYTQNQIQPNTSQNTASSTSSSVTGKADTNNINNASQNNQNNYISKQLYHNSNYYNINSSSFNIPPGFNMSQDKEQNNNYLNNNITTNNNNTNVSAYRSNWNSINEKNLNHYNLNYNYNRSNKNSFNYTSNFNSNVYNGNRDSNNNFFNYNNFSYALQTPPGLQNYYQNTQYQQQNNYNNRNYNYSAYNNNLSMWNREE